The Papio anubis isolate 15944 chromosome 1, Panubis1.0, whole genome shotgun sequence genome window below encodes:
- the LOC116271342 gene encoding zinc finger homeobox protein 4-like, which yields MGPIILKAVALAERLLSGSRPGSPLRGPHSRADRGASQDSGDRRCCGRRLVHARLQKPPPPPLPPHILPARPGPCSVRPATNGRRVLASQQPIADGAATPHTPLSWKATRHPRPAAPTPPPASA from the coding sequence ATGGGACCGATAATCCTAAAGGCTGTGGCGCTGGCTGAGCGGCTCCTCAGTGGCTCGCGTCCTGGCAGCCCTCTCCGAGGGCCCCACAGCCGCGCGGACAGGGGCGCTTCACAGGACTCCGGGGACCGCCGCTGCTGCGGCCGCCGGCTCGTCCACGCCCGCCTCCAgaagccgccgccgccgccactgcCACCCCATATCCTCCCCGCCCGCCCGGGGCCTTGCTCCGTGAGACCAGCGACCAACGGCCGCCGCGTACTCGCCTCTCAACAGCCAATCGCCGACGGGGCCGCGACACCTCACACACCGCTGAGCTGGAAAGCGACGCGTCACCCACGTCCCGCGGCGCCCACACCCCCACCAGCCTCTGCGTAG